The genomic interval aaattgttatatattattttttcgtttttcataAACTCGTCCATGATTATTTCTAGAAAGTCTCCTTTGTTCAATTCCCATTGACCTTTCTGACATTCATCTAATACTTCCAAGTGTATATCTATAATGGttttcttaaatttcttttttttctttggcatatatacattgttTCTGATTTTATACATTCTATATCCATAAGGTATGTCATGTATCATATCTTCTAAATTATCGCGTTCTATAGgttcacttattttttccaattgtGGAGGTTTCACTGCCATTTTGGGAGTTTGTTTAAGatgtcttttcttttttttattaccaaaTAGAAGTCCTAATGGAGAATACTACATTAGAggcataaaattaattaaaatgatacTTTATGGTGATATAAACGTATATTATAGTATAAATAGCTATATAGTGTCTTACTTTACTAAGAAggataaatattgtaatgcCTCCTACGAGTACTGGGATAATAGAAGAGTAACGGAGTATGGATAGTTCTTCTGTAGGTGGAGTGATGAGACTTTTGCCTGAtccttttaaaacatttccTTGATCAATTTGTGATG from Plasmodium vivax scf_3649 genomic scaffold, whole genome shotgun sequence carries:
- a CDS encoding Pvstp1, truncated, putative (encoded by transcript PVX_132260A), with protein sequence VGKSPEISDTAFYPNITESIQITSPKAKGKKDPVGINEYKGVTRVSLEKYIPKNIAQQKAASASLMPNPVTTPSPVSSAPAPPVQAISQSPTRGPSIPAVGGSLVMSPQVANMQGKGSISKAAPTSQIDQGNVLKGSGKSLITPPTEELSILRYSSIIPVLVGGITIFILLSKYSPLGLLFGNKKKKRHLKQTPKMAVKPPQLEKISEPIERDNLEDMIHDIPYGYRMYKIRNNVYMPKKKKKFKKTIIDIHLEVLDECQKGQWELNKGDFLEIIMDEFMKNEKIIYNN